One Mycobacterium marseillense DNA window includes the following coding sequences:
- a CDS encoding GMC oxidoreductase has translation MKPDYDVLIIGSGFGGSVSALRLTEKGYRVGVLEAGRRFSDEDFAETSWDLRKFLWAPKLGCYGIQRIHPLKNVLILAGAGVGGGSLNYANTLYVPPEPFFKDQQWSHITDWRDELMPHYDQARRMLGVVENPTFTDADRVVKQVADDMGCGDTFVPTPVGVFFGPDGTKAPGKTVPDPFFGGAGPERTGCLECGCCMTGCRYGAKNTLLKNYLYLAESGGAQVIPMTTVKRFEQRPDGLWEVRTVRTGSWLRRDRRTYTAKHLILAAGTWGTQHLLFKMRDEGRLPRLSKRLGVLTRTNSESIVGAGKLEVDPNLDLTHGVAITSSIHPTSDTHIEPVRYGKGSNAMGLLQTLMTDGPGPEGTDVPRWKQLLRTAREDPRGTLRLLNARQWSERTMIALVMQHLDNSITTFTKRGKLGIRWYTSKQGHGEPNPTWIPVGNEVTRRIAAKIDGVAGGTWGELLNIPLTAHFLGGAVIGDNADHGVIDPYHRVYGYPTLFVVDGAAISANLGVNPSLSITAQAERAASLWPNNGENDQRPMQGEPYRRLDPIAPAHPRVPLFAPGALRWSPVDPVSSVG, from the coding sequence ATGAAGCCGGATTACGACGTACTGATCATCGGTTCGGGTTTCGGGGGCAGCGTCAGCGCGTTGCGGCTGACCGAAAAGGGCTACCGCGTGGGCGTATTGGAGGCCGGGCGCCGGTTCTCCGACGAGGACTTCGCCGAGACGTCCTGGGATCTGCGCAAGTTCTTGTGGGCACCGAAGCTGGGTTGCTACGGGATTCAGCGCATTCACCCGCTGAAGAACGTGTTGATCCTGGCCGGCGCCGGAGTGGGGGGCGGCTCGCTGAACTACGCCAACACGCTGTATGTGCCGCCGGAGCCGTTCTTCAAAGACCAGCAGTGGTCGCACATCACCGACTGGCGCGACGAGCTGATGCCGCACTACGACCAGGCGCGACGCATGCTGGGTGTGGTGGAGAACCCGACCTTCACCGACGCCGACCGCGTCGTCAAACAGGTCGCCGACGACATGGGCTGCGGCGACACGTTCGTGCCGACGCCGGTCGGGGTGTTCTTCGGCCCCGACGGCACCAAGGCGCCGGGCAAGACCGTGCCGGACCCGTTCTTCGGCGGCGCGGGACCCGAGCGCACCGGCTGCCTGGAGTGCGGCTGCTGCATGACCGGGTGCCGCTACGGCGCCAAGAACACCCTGCTGAAGAACTACCTTTATCTCGCGGAATCCGGTGGCGCGCAAGTGATTCCGATGACGACGGTCAAGCGGTTCGAGCAACGCCCCGACGGCCTGTGGGAGGTCCGCACGGTGCGCACCGGCAGTTGGCTGCGCCGCGACCGGCGCACCTACACGGCCAAGCACCTGATCCTGGCCGCCGGGACGTGGGGCACCCAGCACCTGCTGTTCAAGATGCGCGACGAGGGCCGGCTGCCCCGGCTTTCCAAACGCCTCGGCGTGCTGACCCGCACCAACTCCGAGTCCATCGTCGGCGCCGGGAAGCTCGAGGTCGACCCGAACCTCGACCTGACACACGGGGTGGCGATCACGTCGTCGATCCACCCGACGTCGGACACCCACATCGAACCGGTCCGCTACGGCAAGGGCTCCAACGCGATGGGGCTCCTGCAGACGTTGATGACCGACGGTCCCGGACCGGAAGGCACCGACGTACCGCGCTGGAAGCAGTTGCTTCGGACCGCCCGCGAGGACCCGCGCGGCACGCTGCGGCTGCTCAACGCCCGCCAGTGGAGCGAGCGCACCATGATCGCGCTGGTGATGCAGCACCTGGACAACTCGATCACCACGTTCACCAAACGCGGCAAGCTCGGCATCCGCTGGTACACGAGCAAGCAGGGACACGGCGAGCCGAACCCGACGTGGATCCCGGTCGGCAACGAGGTCACCCGCCGCATCGCCGCCAAGATCGACGGCGTGGCCGGCGGCACCTGGGGAGAGCTGCTCAACATCCCGCTGACCGCGCACTTCCTCGGCGGTGCGGTGATCGGCGACAACGCCGACCACGGGGTCATCGACCCCTATCACCGGGTCTACGGCTACCCGACGCTGTTTGTGGTGGACGGCGCCGCCATCTCGGCGAACCTGGGCGTGAACCCGTCGTTGTCCATCACCGCCCAGGCCGAGCGGGCCGCCTCGCTGTGGCCGAACAACGGCGAGAACGACCAGCGCCCGATGCAGGGCGAGCCGTATCGCCGGCTGGATCCGATAGCGCCGGCGCACCCGCGGGTGCCCCTCTTCGCCCCGGGTGCGCTGCGCTGGTCACCGGTGGATCCGGTCAGCTCGGTGGGTTAA
- a CDS encoding TetR/AcrR family transcriptional regulator, whose protein sequence is MDDRRYHHGSLRAALLSEAEKTLRKSGVDGLSLRELARAVGVSHSAPRRHFDDKAAMLEALVIDGFDRLGRALAKAAEPDGRDFVTSLSDVAVAYVRFATDNPALVELMSARRYLANASDELARARDASFAPVTNLVAAGQADGELVAGDLQRIGTVLFATLHGIATMANNKMIDPLEDRLIFDVVASLLEGLAPRGRTGRPDGN, encoded by the coding sequence GTGGACGATCGGCGGTACCACCACGGCTCCCTCCGGGCGGCACTGCTGTCCGAGGCCGAGAAAACGCTGCGTAAATCCGGCGTCGACGGCTTGTCGTTACGGGAGCTGGCCCGCGCGGTCGGCGTCAGTCACAGCGCCCCGCGCCGACACTTCGACGACAAAGCGGCGATGCTCGAAGCGCTCGTCATCGATGGTTTCGACCGGCTCGGCCGCGCCCTGGCGAAAGCAGCCGAGCCCGACGGACGCGACTTCGTCACGTCTCTGAGCGACGTCGCGGTGGCCTATGTTCGGTTCGCCACCGATAACCCCGCGTTGGTCGAGCTGATGTCGGCCAGGAGGTATCTGGCGAACGCCTCCGATGAACTTGCCCGCGCCCGGGACGCGAGCTTCGCGCCGGTGACGAACCTTGTCGCCGCCGGGCAGGCGGACGGTGAGCTGGTCGCCGGCGACCTGCAGAGGATCGGGACCGTACTCTTTGCCACCCTGCACGGGATCGCGACCATGGCGAACAACAAAATGATCGATCCACTCGAGGACAGACTGATATTCGACGTGGTTGCGTCGCTGCTGGAGGGGCTGGCGCCGCGCGGGCGGACCGGGCGGCCCGACGGCAACTAG
- a CDS encoding TetR/AcrR family transcriptional regulator translates to MTTTSARGRGKGPTGRAEVAAAILEAATDLFAERGPAATSIRDIAARAGVNHGLVFRHFGTKEQLVGAVLDHLGANLSTLLETDTPAEVVQRSLDRQMRVMARTVLDGYPAGQLQKRFPNIATLLDGVRPLYDDEVNARLAVANALALQFGWRLFAPVLRSATGIEELTDAELRAAVGAEVERILGPADPQ, encoded by the coding sequence ATGACTACAACTTCCGCAAGGGGCCGCGGGAAAGGGCCGACCGGGCGCGCGGAAGTGGCCGCGGCGATCCTCGAGGCCGCCACCGATCTGTTCGCCGAGCGCGGCCCGGCGGCGACGTCCATCCGCGACATCGCCGCGCGGGCAGGCGTCAACCACGGGCTGGTGTTCCGGCATTTCGGCACCAAGGAACAACTCGTCGGCGCCGTGCTCGACCACCTGGGGGCCAACCTGAGCACCCTGCTCGAGACCGACACGCCCGCGGAGGTGGTGCAGCGGTCCCTGGACCGCCAGATGCGGGTGATGGCGCGCACCGTGCTCGACGGGTATCCGGCGGGGCAGCTGCAGAAGCGCTTCCCCAACATCGCGACCCTGCTCGACGGGGTGCGGCCCCTCTACGACGACGAGGTCAACGCGCGACTGGCGGTCGCCAATGCCCTTGCCCTGCAGTTCGGTTGGCGGTTGTTCGCGCCCGTCCTGCGCTCGGCGACCGGGATCGAAGAGCTGACCGACGCCGAACTACGCGCCGCGGTGGGCGCCGAAGTCGAGCGGATTCTCGGGCCCGCCGACCCTCAGTGA
- a CDS encoding GuaB3 family IMP dehydrogenase-related protein: MVEIGMGRTARRSYELSEVSIVASRRTRSSQDVSTAWQLDAYRFEIPVLAHPTDALVSPEFAIELGRLGGLGVLNGEGLIGRHADVEAKIAQLVEAASKEPEPSAAIRLLQEFHAAPLNPDLLGSAVARIREAGVTTAVRVSPQNAQALTPVLLQAGIDLLVIQGTIVSAERVASDGEPLNLKTFISELDVPVVAGGVQDHRTALHLMRTGAAGVIVGYGATRGVTTSDEVLGISVPMATAIADAAAARREYLDETGGRYVHVLADGDIHTSGELAKAIACGADAVVLGTPLAEAAEALGEGWFWPAAAAHPSLPRGALLQIAVGERPPLRQVLSGPSDDPFGSLNLVGGLRRSMAKAGYCDLKEFQKVGLTVGS; encoded by the coding sequence ATGGTCGAGATCGGGATGGGCCGCACCGCCCGTCGCAGTTATGAACTGAGCGAAGTCAGCATCGTGGCGTCCCGGCGCACCCGGTCGTCGCAGGACGTCTCGACCGCCTGGCAGCTCGACGCCTACCGGTTCGAGATCCCGGTGCTGGCGCATCCGACCGATGCGCTGGTGTCGCCGGAGTTCGCGATCGAGCTGGGCCGCCTCGGCGGGCTGGGCGTGCTCAACGGCGAGGGACTGATCGGCCGGCACGCCGATGTCGAGGCCAAGATCGCCCAGCTGGTCGAGGCCGCCAGCAAGGAACCCGAACCCTCGGCGGCGATCCGGCTGCTGCAGGAATTCCACGCCGCCCCGCTGAACCCGGACCTGCTGGGCTCGGCCGTGGCCCGCATCCGGGAGGCCGGCGTCACCACCGCGGTGCGGGTCAGCCCGCAAAACGCCCAGGCGCTCACCCCGGTGTTGCTGCAGGCCGGCATCGACCTGCTGGTCATCCAGGGCACCATCGTCTCGGCCGAGCGGGTCGCCAGCGATGGGGAGCCGCTGAATCTCAAGACCTTCATCTCCGAGCTCGACGTGCCGGTGGTCGCCGGCGGCGTGCAGGACCATCGCACCGCGCTGCACCTCATGCGCACCGGCGCCGCCGGCGTCATCGTCGGCTACGGCGCCACCCGGGGGGTGACCACCAGCGACGAGGTGCTGGGCATCAGCGTGCCGATGGCCACCGCGATCGCCGACGCCGCCGCCGCGCGCCGCGAGTACCTCGACGAGACCGGCGGTCGCTATGTGCACGTGCTGGCCGACGGCGACATCCACACTTCGGGCGAGCTGGCGAAGGCCATCGCCTGCGGCGCCGACGCGGTGGTGCTGGGCACGCCGCTCGCCGAGGCCGCCGAGGCGCTCGGCGAGGGCTGGTTCTGGCCGGCCGCGGCCGCGCACCCGTCGTTGCCGCGCGGGGCGCTGCTGCAGATCGCCGTCGGTGAACGCCCGCCGCTGCGGCAGGTGCTGAGCGGGCCGTCCGACGACCCCTTCGGCAGCCTCAACCTGGTCGGCGGCCTGCGCCGGTCGATGGCCAAGGCCGGCTATTGCGACCTCAAGGAGTTCCAGAAGGTCGGCCTGACCGTCGGGAGCTAG
- a CDS encoding molybdopterin-dependent oxidoreductase — protein sequence MAAEGVRTIRSFCRICTTVCGILVDVDGDTVVDVRGDREHPRSKGYTCPKGRSLGKMHHHPHRLDRPMMRVDDALVPTTWQECLDDLGERLRQVIDRHGPGSVGIFFGSGLGMDTTGYRMAQGLHAAIGTPAKFSPMTIDGTAKVLIADLMGGTSALSGRPDYDNADLLLLVGTNPVVSHGHNIAMPNPRGYLRGLTGRGQLWVVDPRHTETARMATGHLAPRPGTDYAVLAFLVRELLSDGADREFVRRHTADSDALATAVAPFTLDRTTELTDADPVGLAELLAAVRHTGRIAVETGTGVTMSATANVTQWLAYALMAVTGSLNRPGGFWFHPGYWYQLETFELPISGPDGSFGPGPRSRPELRSMLDEWPCAALPDEISAGNIRAVLNLGGSMVTAFPNAGELTAALRKLDVLATLEIIGNETTELSTHVLATTDQLERPDVTLWDVLLTQVGAQYTPAVVDPIGDRRSTWWVLAELGQRLGHVLADTSQPITDDAMLAGVTAGARLPMEDLIEQRCVRVGHELPAPWVDRHIERLGGWRLAPAILVDQLATLEQPAPLVLVPRRQRSMLNSQLEYLGEPSEVLMHPDDAAAAGVVDHQEVTVRSASGELIGVAKIDPAIRRGAVSIPHGHAHRANVNLLTSKDELDPITGMTHYSGVAVSVQAATAPGIRPTADAPQVIATLG from the coding sequence TTGGCTGCCGAGGGCGTGCGCACGATACGAAGCTTCTGCCGAATCTGCACGACGGTCTGCGGGATTCTCGTCGACGTCGACGGTGACACCGTGGTCGACGTGCGCGGCGATCGGGAACATCCGCGGTCGAAGGGTTACACCTGCCCGAAGGGGCGTTCGCTGGGGAAGATGCACCACCACCCGCACCGGCTCGACCGCCCGATGATGCGGGTTGACGACGCCTTGGTGCCCACCACGTGGCAGGAGTGCCTCGATGATCTGGGCGAACGGTTGCGCCAGGTCATCGATCGCCACGGGCCCGGTTCGGTCGGCATTTTCTTCGGCAGCGGCCTGGGTATGGACACCACCGGGTACCGGATGGCCCAGGGGTTGCACGCCGCCATCGGCACTCCGGCGAAATTCAGTCCCATGACCATTGACGGCACCGCCAAGGTGTTGATCGCGGACCTGATGGGCGGGACGTCGGCGCTGTCCGGACGCCCCGACTACGACAACGCCGACCTGCTTCTGTTGGTCGGTACCAATCCCGTTGTCTCGCACGGCCATAACATCGCGATGCCGAACCCGAGGGGGTATCTGCGCGGACTGACCGGTCGGGGGCAGTTGTGGGTTGTCGACCCTCGCCATACCGAGACGGCGCGAATGGCGACCGGTCACCTGGCACCGCGACCGGGTACCGACTATGCGGTGTTGGCGTTTCTGGTGCGAGAGCTGCTCTCCGATGGTGCCGATCGCGAGTTTGTGCGGCGCCACACCGCGGACAGCGACGCGCTGGCGACGGCGGTGGCACCGTTCACACTGGACCGCACCACCGAGCTGACCGACGCCGACCCGGTCGGGCTCGCGGAGCTGCTGGCGGCGGTGCGTCACACCGGGCGGATAGCCGTAGAAACCGGAACGGGCGTGACCATGTCGGCCACCGCGAACGTAACCCAGTGGCTCGCCTACGCGTTGATGGCCGTGACCGGGTCGCTCAACCGCCCGGGCGGCTTCTGGTTCCACCCCGGATACTGGTACCAGCTGGAAACGTTCGAGTTACCGATCTCCGGGCCCGACGGATCGTTCGGACCCGGCCCTCGCAGCCGTCCCGAATTGCGTTCGATGCTCGATGAATGGCCCTGCGCGGCCCTGCCCGACGAGATCAGTGCCGGCAATATCCGCGCCGTGCTGAATCTGGGCGGCAGCATGGTCACCGCCTTCCCCAACGCCGGCGAGCTGACGGCGGCGCTGCGCAAGCTCGACGTGTTGGCCACCCTCGAGATCATCGGAAACGAGACGACGGAGCTGTCCACTCATGTGCTGGCCACCACAGACCAGCTGGAGCGGCCCGACGTGACGCTGTGGGACGTGCTGCTGACACAGGTTGGCGCGCAATACACTCCGGCGGTCGTCGATCCGATAGGAGACCGCCGCTCGACCTGGTGGGTGCTGGCCGAACTCGGACAGCGCCTCGGCCACGTACTCGCCGACACCAGCCAGCCGATCACCGACGACGCGATGCTGGCGGGCGTGACCGCGGGTGCGCGCCTGCCGATGGAGGATCTCATCGAGCAACGCTGCGTGCGGGTGGGCCACGAGTTGCCGGCGCCCTGGGTCGACCGACACATCGAGCGGCTCGGTGGGTGGCGGCTGGCGCCGGCGATACTGGTCGATCAGCTGGCCACGCTGGAGCAGCCCGCCCCGCTGGTCCTGGTGCCTCGGCGCCAGCGCAGCATGTTGAACTCACAGTTGGAGTACCTCGGCGAGCCGTCCGAAGTCCTCATGCATCCGGACGACGCTGCGGCGGCGGGCGTCGTCGATCACCAAGAAGTCACCGTGCGTAGTGCCAGCGGGGAGCTGATCGGGGTCGCCAAAATCGATCCGGCCATCCGGCGCGGAGCGGTGTCGATACCTCACGGACACGCGCACCGAGCCAACGTCAATCTGCTCACCAGCAAAGATGAGCTCGATCCCATCACGGGGATGACGCACTACTCCGGGGTCGCGGTCAGCGTGCAGGCCGCAACCGCCCCCGGCATCCGACCGACCGCCGACGCGCCGCAGGTCATCGCAACGCTCGGGTAG
- a CDS encoding TauD/TfdA dioxygenase family protein: protein MTGQITVTKLGSRIGARVDGVSLGGHLDDAAVETIRQALLTHKVIFFRHQHQLDDAQQLDFARLLGTPIGHPAASALAAKHMPVITPIDSEYGKATRWHTDVTFAANYPAASILRAVNLPSYGGSTLWASTVAAYQDLPEPLKHLVENLWALHTNRYDYVSTEAVMSMSDTQRAFRQAFEKPDFRTEHPVVRVHPETGERALLAGDFVRGFVGLDSHESSVLLELLQRRITMPENTIRWSWAPGDVAMWDNRATQHRAIDDYDDQPRLMHRITLMGDVPVNVRGERSRVVSGTPLEVLAS from the coding sequence ATGACAGGTCAGATAACCGTCACCAAGCTGGGAAGCCGGATCGGCGCCCGCGTCGACGGCGTGAGCCTCGGCGGCCACCTGGACGACGCCGCGGTCGAGACGATCCGCCAGGCGCTGTTGACGCACAAAGTCATCTTCTTTCGCCACCAGCACCAACTCGACGACGCACAGCAGCTCGACTTCGCCCGCCTGCTGGGCACCCCCATCGGGCACCCGGCCGCGTCCGCCCTGGCCGCCAAGCACATGCCGGTGATCACGCCGATCGACTCCGAGTACGGCAAGGCGACCCGCTGGCACACCGACGTGACGTTCGCCGCCAATTATCCGGCGGCCTCGATCCTGCGTGCGGTCAACCTGCCCAGCTACGGCGGCTCGACGCTGTGGGCCTCCACCGTGGCGGCCTACCAGGATCTGCCCGAACCGCTGAAGCACCTGGTGGAAAACCTCTGGGCGCTGCACACCAACCGCTATGACTACGTGTCCACCGAGGCCGTCATGTCGATGAGCGACACGCAGCGGGCGTTTCGGCAGGCCTTCGAGAAGCCGGACTTCCGCACCGAGCATCCCGTGGTGCGGGTGCACCCGGAGACCGGCGAACGCGCGCTGCTGGCCGGCGATTTCGTGCGCGGCTTCGTGGGCCTGGACAGCCACGAGTCGAGCGTGCTGCTGGAGCTGCTGCAACGGCGAATCACCATGCCGGAGAACACCATTCGCTGGAGCTGGGCGCCGGGCGACGTCGCCATGTGGGACAACCGCGCGACCCAGCACCGGGCGATCGACGACTACGACGACCAGCCCCGGCTCATGCACCGCATCACGCTGATGGGCGACGTGCCGGTCAACGTGCGCGGCGAGCGCAGCCGGGTGGTCAGCGGCACCCCGCTCGAGGTGCTGGCCAGTTAA